From the Theobroma cacao cultivar B97-61/B2 chromosome 2, Criollo_cocoa_genome_V2, whole genome shotgun sequence genome, one window contains:
- the LOC18607011 gene encoding protein SUPPRESSOR OF FRI 4 isoform X2 gives MGKKKKRVSSKVWCYYCDREFDDEKILVQHQKAKHFKCHVCHKKLSTAGGMAIHVLQVHKESVTKVPNAKPGRESTDIEIYGMQGIPPDVLAAHYGEDEEEAPSKAAKVDIPSTQLVGGLVPGPLGVGYPPQSTLGAVPPVYSAAVPVPPTGWAVPPRPQPWFPQHPAVSVPPSAPMGYVQQPLFPVQGVRPTLPVVSTSTALQPSQIAPPGLPTSTPPLPVSQPLFPVVNNNVPTQSSPFSTSLPTSVQPSTTAEVKGSIEVHSSVNTSVPGGAGANSHSYASGPNTGGPSIGPPPVIANKAPATQPAVNEVYLVWDDEAMSMEERRMSLAKYQVHDETSQMSSIDAAIDRRILESRLAGRMAF, from the exons atggggaagaagaagaagagagtaTCGTCCAAGGTATGGTGCTACTATTGCGACAGAGAATTCGACGACGAGAAGATCCTGGTGCAGCACCAAAAGGCTAAGCACTTCAAGTGCCACGTCTGTCACAAGAAGCTCTCCACCGCCGGTGGTATGGCCATCCACGTTCTCCAGGTTCACAAGGAGTCCGTCACCAA GGTTCCCAATGCTAAACCTGGCAGAGAATCGACTGACATTGAAATTTATGGAATGCAAGGAATACCGCCTGATGTACTGGCTGCCCACTACGGGGAAGACG AAGAAGAGGCGCCTTCAAAAGCAGCCAAAGTGGATATTCCATCCACTCAGCTTGTGGGAGGCTTGGTGCCAGGGCCGCTTGGTGTTGGATATCCTCCTCAATCAACTTTAGGAGCAGTGCCGCCAGT TTACAGTGCTGCAGTGCCTGTACCTCCTACTGGTTGGGCTGTGCCTCCTCGTCCACAGCCTTGGTTCCCACAGCATCCAGCGGTTTCAGTTCCTCCGTCTGCTCCTATGGGATATGTGCAGCAGCCATTATTTCCAGTGCAAGGTGTGAGGCCTACTTTGCCAGTGGTTTCAACATCAACTGCACTCCAACCTTCACAAATTGCTCCACCTGGATTGCCAACATCAACACCTCCACTCCCTGTATCCCAACCCTTGTTCCCTGTTGTCAATAACAATGTACCTACACAGAGCTCACCATTTTCTACTTCTTTGCCAACAAGTGTTCAACCAAGCACTACTGCAGAAGTTAAAGGCTCAATTGAAGTACATTCGAGTGTTAATACTTCTGTGCCAG GTGGAGCTGGAGCCAATTCTCATTCTTATGCCTCTGGTCCAAATACCGGTGGTCCATCAATTGGACCACCCCCTGTCATTGCGAATAAAGCTCCTGCTACACAGCCAGCTGTAAATGAGGTTTATTTAGTTTGGGATGATGAGGCCATGTCCATG GAAGAGAGAAGAATGTCCTTAGCCAAGTATCAGGTGCATGATGAAACTAGCCAG ATGAGCTCTATTGATGCAGCCATAGACAGAAGGATACTGGAAAGCAGGCTTGCTGGTCGAATGGCATTTTAG
- the LOC18607011 gene encoding protein SUPPRESSOR OF FRI 4 isoform X1: MGKKKKRVSSKVWCYYCDREFDDEKILVQHQKAKHFKCHVCHKKLSTAGGMAIHVLQVHKESVTKVPNAKPGRESTDIEIYGMQGIPPDVLAAHYGEDEEEAPSKAAKVDIPSTQLVGGLVPGPLGVGYPPQSTLGAVPPVYSAAVPVPPTGWAVPPRPQPWFPQHPAVSVPPSAPMGYVQQPLFPVQGVRPTLPVVSTSTALQPSQIAPPGLPTSTPPLPVSQPLFPVVNNNVPTQSSPFSTSLPTSVQPSTTAEVKGSIEVHSSVNTSVPGSYHAANISGGAGANSHSYASGPNTGGPSIGPPPVIANKAPATQPAVNEVYLVWDDEAMSMEERRMSLAKYQVHDETSQMSSIDAAIDRRILESRLAGRMAF, from the exons atggggaagaagaagaagagagtaTCGTCCAAGGTATGGTGCTACTATTGCGACAGAGAATTCGACGACGAGAAGATCCTGGTGCAGCACCAAAAGGCTAAGCACTTCAAGTGCCACGTCTGTCACAAGAAGCTCTCCACCGCCGGTGGTATGGCCATCCACGTTCTCCAGGTTCACAAGGAGTCCGTCACCAA GGTTCCCAATGCTAAACCTGGCAGAGAATCGACTGACATTGAAATTTATGGAATGCAAGGAATACCGCCTGATGTACTGGCTGCCCACTACGGGGAAGACG AAGAAGAGGCGCCTTCAAAAGCAGCCAAAGTGGATATTCCATCCACTCAGCTTGTGGGAGGCTTGGTGCCAGGGCCGCTTGGTGTTGGATATCCTCCTCAATCAACTTTAGGAGCAGTGCCGCCAGT TTACAGTGCTGCAGTGCCTGTACCTCCTACTGGTTGGGCTGTGCCTCCTCGTCCACAGCCTTGGTTCCCACAGCATCCAGCGGTTTCAGTTCCTCCGTCTGCTCCTATGGGATATGTGCAGCAGCCATTATTTCCAGTGCAAGGTGTGAGGCCTACTTTGCCAGTGGTTTCAACATCAACTGCACTCCAACCTTCACAAATTGCTCCACCTGGATTGCCAACATCAACACCTCCACTCCCTGTATCCCAACCCTTGTTCCCTGTTGTCAATAACAATGTACCTACACAGAGCTCACCATTTTCTACTTCTTTGCCAACAAGTGTTCAACCAAGCACTACTGCAGAAGTTAAAGGCTCAATTGAAGTACATTCGAGTGTTAATACTTCTGTGCCAGGTAGCTACCATGCTGCTAATATTTCAG GTGGAGCTGGAGCCAATTCTCATTCTTATGCCTCTGGTCCAAATACCGGTGGTCCATCAATTGGACCACCCCCTGTCATTGCGAATAAAGCTCCTGCTACACAGCCAGCTGTAAATGAGGTTTATTTAGTTTGGGATGATGAGGCCATGTCCATG GAAGAGAGAAGAATGTCCTTAGCCAAGTATCAGGTGCATGATGAAACTAGCCAG ATGAGCTCTATTGATGCAGCCATAGACAGAAGGATACTGGAAAGCAGGCTTGCTGGTCGAATGGCATTTTAG
- the LOC108660910 gene encoding zinc transporter 1-like, with the protein MCKLKNPFFSSLLLLLLYLPVLVSADCACENELGDSSSNKTKALKYKLVAISSILIASALGVSLPILGKKIPTFQPENNVFFLIKAFAGGVILATGFVHILPDAYESLSSPCIGEKPWGVFPFTGFLAMVSAIVTMMIDTIATSFYKRSHFNKALPVNGDEEMLGEHGGHVHVHTHATHGHAHGSAFVSEDSGSSGLIIRQRIISQVLEVGIVVHSVIIGIALGASQTAKTIKPLVAALTFHQFFEGMGLGGCISQAKFKTRAIGIMLLFFSFTTPMGIAFGMGVSKIYNENSSKALVVEGIFNSLSAGILIYMSLVDQLAADFMNPRMQSSIKLQLGCNLSLLLGAACMSLLAKWF; encoded by the exons ATGTGCAAGCTTAAAAatccctttttctcttctctcctTCTTTTGCTTCTTTACCTTCCTGTCCTGGTCTCTGCAGACTGTGCTTGTGAAAACGAGCTGGGAGACAGTAGCAGTAACAAAACCAAGGCTTTGAAATACAAACTTGTTGCAATATCATCAATCTTGATCGCCAGTGCTCTGGGGGTTTCTCTCCCGATATTGGGCAAGAAAATCCCAACTTTTCAACCCGAAAACAATGTTTTCTTTCTGATCAAAGCGTTTGCAGGTGGAGTGATTCTCGCCACTGGCTTCGTTCACATACTTCCTGATGCGTACGAGTCCTTATCTAGCCCTTGCATTGGTGAAAAGCCCTGGGGGGTTTTCCCTTTCACGGGGTTTTTGGCTATGGTTTCTGCCATAGTGACGATGATGATTGATACAATTGCGACTAGTTTCTATAAGAGGTCGCATTTCAACAAAGCTTTGCCGGTGAATGGTGATGAGGAGATGCTAGGGGAGCATGGGGGCCACGTTCATGTTCACACGCATGCCACTCATGGGCATGCTCATGGATCCGCCTTTGTATCAGAGGATTCTGGATCATCTGGTCTCATAATTAGGCAGCGTATTATATCGCAG GTGTTAGAGGTGGGGATTGTAGTTCATTCAGTGATAATTGGGATCGCTTTGGGTGCTTCCCAGACTGCAAAGACAATCAAGCCTCTTGTAGCGGCATTGACTTTCCATCAATTCTTCGAAGGCATGGGACTCGGTGGCTGCATCTCTCAG GCAAAATTCAAGACCCGCGCCATTGGAATCATGTTacttttcttctccttcacGACCCCAATGGGAATTGCGTTCGGCATGGGCGTATCGAAGATTTACAATGAGAATAGCTCCAAAGCTCTGGTGGTGGAAGGAATCTTCAACTCCCTTTCAGCTGGAATCTTGATTTACATGTCTCTTGTTGACCAGCTGGCTGCAGATTTCATGAACCCCAGAATGCAAAGCAGTATAAAACTGCAGCTTGGATGTAATCTTTCGCTGCTTCTGGGGGCAGCATGCATGTCACTCTTAGCCAAATGGTTCTGA